A window of Cupriavidus pauculus genomic DNA:
TCCAGTCCAATGGTTCGGTTTCGGCGGCGGGGAATGTGTCAGCTTCGGGCAGCGTCGGTGCCTCGGGCAACGTAATCGCCGGCGCAAGTGTGTCCGGCAACGCCCTCTACGGAAACTATGTGCAATCCAATGGGGGCGCGCTCATTGGCGGTGAAATGCAGGCGGGACAAGTTACAGCAAATCTCGTCCAATCGACCGGTAATGTTACGAGCGCTGGCAATATGGTCGCTAGCGGGTATATGTATGCTGCTGGGGCGCTCGTGCCTTCAGTGGGTGGAGGGCAGCAGGTTGTCGAAGGATGGGCATGCGCTGACCCTCAGGGCGCGATTCGGAGCGATCCAAACGGAAAGACGTTGTCTTGCCAGAATGGCGTGTGGCGGTCGGCGGGGGGCGGCGATGGCCTTATTGTGGGCTTTTGGAACGGCAGCAACTCGGCGGGAAACTATGCCGGTATCTGCATCTCCCATGCTGGTGCTAGTGGCGGCATGTACGATAACAGCTATATGGTGATGAATCCTGCTTGCCCAGCGGGGAGCTACGGTTACCCCACGAACTTCGCTACCCGTTGAGTGGGGGTCCGCCAAGCAAAACGGCCGGCTATACTGCCGGCCGTCGGACTAACAATTCTGCTTTACTGGCACTTAAGTACGACGACGCCCGTAACATCACCGCTTGACGGAGTGGGCATCGCATAGCCGATCGCGAGATACGGCTGAGTCTGCGACGTGCCGAGAGTCTGCACGTGATGCAGGACTCCATTGGAGTTAAAGACCCCGTTGAGGATTGTGCCGGTAACGGTAGCGGTAGCATGAGAATCCGAACCGATCGCTACATCGAGGGTAAACGATTGCAGCGTCGGGCCAGCCAGCGAGATCTTTGCCGTCGCCGCGTTCAGTTTGCCCGGAGCAAAGTTGCCCGATACAGCCGTGGGCGACGTGCTTCCGATGGCCGTGCATGTCAGCTTGGGTCCGATCGACAGGTCAGGCTGAAGAGTCGTGTCTGGTAGCAGCTTCAGCGGCCGGCCTACAGCGTAATGGTCGCCCTGGTTCGTGCTCACACTGCCAATCGACGAAGACCCGTCGGTCCACCGACCGATCGCATAGTCGCCATTTCCGCTGACATCCACTACCTTTCCGCCGGCCAGTGTGATAAGGCTATTGGCATCGATGCCTACCTGGGTGTAGGCGCCCTCCGCGGTCGCTTTCTGTAGCGCCGTCGGAAATGCAGCATGCGAAATCGATTGCAGAACCGGCCGAGTCGACGTTTCAGTATGCGGCACGAAGACGACGGCCAGCGGGTCAGCTTGAACGGCCGTCGCGTTCCCTTGCACCGTGATCGCCGGTGCAGGCGGCGTCGGATTGGACGGCTGAGCCGGCGTGGAACTGCCACCATCGCCGCCACCACCGCCGCAAGCGGCGAGGGCCAGCACGGCAGCAGCCGAGAGCGTGGAGAGAGCGAGTTTGGTCTTTTGCATCTTCTATCTTCCTCTGTTGTTGTTCAGGATGGACCGCGATTCATCTGAACCGCTTACTTCCATCCTACGGGCTTAATCCGCAAGTCAAGCCCGCCTAAAAACTAACGACCGCGACTGTTCAACGCGGCCTGAATCTTCTTGTCGGTCTTGTACTGGCTCAGCGCGTAGGTCGACCAGATCGCAGCCGGAATCCAGCCGATGATCGTGAGTTGCAGGATCAGGCAGATAATCCCCGCAAACGGACGTCCAATCGTAAAGAACTGGAACCACGGCAGCAGAATCGCGAGCAGCAGGCGCATTTTGTCAATGTCAAAAGTGGCAAGGACCGCAAGAATACAAGATTGCGGACCGTCCTGGTATCGACAGCTCCGTTGCCAGTCTGAACCCCCAATAAGGGGGGTTATCGTGAGCGATACAGCGTCGTCCCGCAGTGGTTGCAGATGTGGTATTGCCGGACCTTGATGAATGCTTGCTCGCGCCACACGCGGATACTGCGCGACCCACAGCATTTGCAAGACATACCGCCGACCGCATTGCCGGGATTGGCCTTGGCGTACTGTTCGACGCTGGGTGGGCCCGGACGGGTCAGGACGTAGACGACGAGTCCGAAGTAGGAGAAGACGAAGCATGCAATGGTCCAACCGAACTTCGAGCGGTCATCCCGCTGGGCCCACCGGAAGGCCACGTAGGTTGGGATGAAAGTGACAACGAGCACAGCAAAATAGGGGGTCAAGGTTCAACTCCAGTGTGGCACCCGGATGAGCACCGTGTTTCGTTACTTGCGGCGACGGTTGCCACCCCGGGTGGCCGTGAGAGTTCCGTTGCAGCAAGGGCATGTGAAGGAGTGGAGAAGCTCGATCCTCTCCGACGAATTGGACGCTAGGTATGGGGTCCCGCATTTCCGGCACGGCCAGACCGCCAACTCCTCGGTCATGGCCATCGAGCGTGCCAGGTGCATGGAGCGCTCCGGAGGCACCTTGCAATCTTCGGCGAAGAACGTTTTGTTGATGTCCATCGTCGCAACAAAGCTCTCGGGCGTCGAGACCTCCCGCGCAATGGCCGAGCGGAACAACCACATCTGGAACGTCGATTGCACGCGCCTCTGCGGAGTCTCGATGAACCACGTCAGCGACGAAGGCGGCTGGCCCGACGGCGACGATTTGCCATGAATCCTTCGGTAGGCGTCCCGGGTGAATTCAAGGCTGGTATTGAACAGCGAAGAGACGCTCTTGGCGCGGCACCCGAAGTCGAGGAACGCCTCAAAGAGGGCATCGCGCACGAAGTTCTCCAGCCGGAACTTGCCCCACGGCTCCGAGTGGGGAAGCTTGTCGGTGTGCATGGGCGACGATTCCATGAGGTAGTGGGCAACGAGTTCGCGCGAGAGCCGGCCCGCGTGCGTCTCCAGCCAGAACATCTCGTTATCGAAACGCCAGTGGAAGAGCGGCACCAGGCGTTCCGATATGGCCACATCCATTTCGTGCTGCGGGACCGAGCGCAAATAGGCGGCAAGTTCGTTTGAGATGCCGACGAGCGGGGCCGCCAGCACCGACATGTTCAACATGTCGTACAGCGCCGTAATGTAGGACCGGTTTGTGTGCTCGAGCGCGAGACGTTCCACGATCGACAGATCGGCCGGCAAGGCCGACTGCAAACCATCCAGGGTGATGGTCGGAATACTGCCTTCGAT
This region includes:
- a CDS encoding FlhC family transcriptional regulator, translating into MMQANPSRSIFEQFILPNWVQDRALSANLRISNYVVNAVAVRPELERIFRVKHNDLFAFRSDQENSNKVFCTPFLAFAPALSSVADWRSFIEGSIPTITLDGLQSALPADLSIVERLALEHTNRSYITALYDMLNMSVLAAPLVGISNELAAYLRSVPQHEMDVAISERLVPLFHWRFDNEMFWLETHAGRLSRELVAHYLMESSPMHTDKLPHSEPWGKFRLENFVRDALFEAFLDFGCRAKSVSSLFNTSLEFTRDAYRRIHGKSSPSGQPPSSLTWFIETPQRRVQSTFQMWLFRSAIAREVSTPESFVATMDINKTFFAEDCKVPPERSMHLARSMAMTEELAVWPCRKCGTPYLASNSSERIELLHSFTCPCCNGTLTATRGGNRRRK
- a CDS encoding PLDc N-terminal domain-containing protein, which gives rise to MTPYFAVLVVTFIPTYVAFRWAQRDDRSKFGWTIACFVFSYFGLVVYVLTRPGPPSVEQYAKANPGNAVGGMSCKCCGSRSIRVWREQAFIKVRQYHICNHCGTTLYRSR
- a CDS encoding YqaE/Pmp3 family membrane protein, with product MRLLLAILLPWFQFFTIGRPFAGIICLILQLTIIGWIPAAIWSTYALSQYKTDKKIQAALNSRGR